In Aegilops tauschii subsp. strangulata cultivar AL8/78 chromosome 3, Aet v6.0, whole genome shotgun sequence, one genomic interval encodes:
- the LOC109733483 gene encoding glucan endo-1,3-beta-glucosidase GIII isoform X2 — protein sequence MAKQGVASMLAVALVLVSLAAFPRGVHSIGVCNGVIGNNLPSPSDVVKLYKSKGINSMRIYAPESNVLKALSGTGIGLLMDVGNGVLPGLANDPSAAAAWVKANVQPYPGVSFRYIAVGNEVMDSDGQKTILPAMKNLQGALAAAGLGGRVKVSTSVRFDVVTDTFPPSNGVFADLDYMGPILDFLASTGAPLLVNVYPYFAYKGDPQNIKLNYATFTPGTTVNDDGNGLTYTNLFDAMVDSIYAALEDAETPGVKVVVSESGWPSDGGFGATAQNARAYNQGLINHVGGGTPKRSGPLETYMFAMFNENEKKGDPTENHFGLFNPDKSAAYSIRF from the exons ATGGCGAAGCAAGGTGTTGCTTCCATGCTTGCAGTGGCGCTCGTCCTTGTCTCCTTGGCAGCATTTCCTAGAG GGGTGCATTCCATCGGCGTTTGCAACGGCGTAATCGGCAACAACTTGCCGTCGCCGAGCGACGTCGTCAAGCTCTACAAGTCCAAGGGCATCAACTCCATGCGGATCTACGCGCCGGAGAGCAACGTCCTCAAGGCGCTCAGCGGCACGGGCATCGGCCTCCTCATGGACGTCGGCAACGGCGTGCTCCCCGGCCTCGCCAACGACCCCTCCGCCGCGGCCGCCTGGGTCAAGGCCAACGTCCAGCCCTACCCGGGCGTCTCCTTTCGCTACATCGCCGTCGGCAACGAGGTCATGGACAGCGACGGCCAGAAGACAATCCTCCCGGCCATGAAGAACCTACAAGGGGCGCTCGCCGCGGCCGGACTCGGCGGCCGCGTCAAGGTGTCCACGTCGGTGCGGTTCGACGTGGTGACCGACACCTTCCCGCCCTCCAACGGCGTGTTCGCGGACCTTGACTACATGGGGCCAATCCTGGACTTCCTGGCGAGCACCGGCGCGCCACTGCTTGTCAACGTGTACCCCTACTTCGCCTACAAGGGCGACCCGCAGAACATCAAGCTCAATTACGCCACCTTCACGCCGGGCACCACCGTGAACGACGACGGCAACGGCCTGACCTATACGAACCTCTTCGACGCCATGGTCGACTCTATCTACGCCGCGCTGGAGGACGCCGAGACGCCCGGGGTGAAGGTCGTCGTGTCCGAGAGCGGGTGGCCGTCGGACGGCGGGTTCGGGGCGACGGCCCAGAACGCGAGGGCGTACAACCAGGGGTTGATCAACCATGTCGGCGGGGGCACGCCCAAGAGGTCCGGGCCGTTGGAGACGTATATGTTCGCCATGTTCAATGAGAACGAGAAGAAAGGGGATCCGACAGAGAACCATTTTGGGTTGTTCAATCCCGACAAGTCGGCCGCCTACTCCATTCGCTTCTGA
- the LOC109733482 gene encoding expansin-B3 encodes MAAASSYATAVALLCLLAADGCCGCPWFLPAAFCPAPTPYTPAPVPATPTPRPVTPTPVPATPSPGSGSTNVDAGGWLDARATWYGAPDGAGPLDNGGACGFKNVNLPPFNAMTSCGNEPIFKDGKGCGSCYQIRCVGKAHPACSGVPETVIITDMNYYPVARYHFDLSGTAFGAMAKDGRNEELRHAGIIDMQFKRVPCQYPGLSVTFHVEKGSNPNYLAILVEYGNGDGDVAQVDLMDGDEATGAWAPMRQSWGSIWRMDTRRPLRGPFSLRVTNGSGRSLVADQVIPADWKPEAVYSSDVQFDG; translated from the exons ATGGCAGCGGCCTCCTCCTACGCCACCGCCGTCGCTCTCCTCTGCCTGCTCGCCGCCGATGGCTGCTGCGGCTGCCCCTGGTTTCTTCCTGCTGCATTCTGCCCTGCCCCCACCCCTTACACCCCTGCACCTGTCCCCGCTACTCCCACCCCTCGCCCCGTTACACCTACACCTGTCCCCGCTACCCCCAGCCCCGGCTCCGGCAGCACCAACGTCGATGCCGGCGGCTGGCTGGACGCCCGGGCCACCTGGTACGGCGCTCCGGATGGCGCCGGGCCGTTGGACAACGGTGGAGCGTGTGGGTTCAAGAACGTGAACCTGCCGCCGTTCAACGCCATGACGTCGTGCGGCAATGAGCCGATCTTCAAGGACGGCAAGGGGTGCGGCTCCTGCTACCAG ATAAGGTGCGTGGGCAAGGCTCACCCGGCGTGCTCCGGCGTCCCCGAGACGGTGATCATCACGGACATGAACTACTACCCTGTCGCCCGCTACCACTTTGACCTCAGCGGCACCGCCTTCGGCGCCATGGCCAAGGACGGCCGCAACGAAGAGCTCCGCCACGCCGGCATCATCGACATGCAGTTCAAGAGGGTGCCGTGCCAGTACCCAGGGTTATCGGTGACGTTCCACGTGGAGAAGGGGTCGAACCCGAACTACCTCGCGATCCTGGTGGAGTATGGGAACGGCGACGGCGACGTGGCGCAAGTGGACCTCATGGACGGCGACGAGGCGACTGGGGCCTGGGCCCCGATGAGGCAGTCGTGGGGCTCCATCTGGCGCATGGACACCCGCCGCCCGCTCCGGGGGCCCTTCTCCTTGCGGGTTACCAACGGGTCCGGCAGGTCGCTTGTCGCCGATCAGGTCATCCCCGCCGACTGGAAGCCCGAAGCCGTGTACAGCTCCGACGTCCAGTTTGATGGTTGA
- the LOC109733483 gene encoding glucan endo-1,3-beta-glucosidase GIII isoform X1, translating into MAKQGVASMLAVALVLVSLAAFPRECSAHRAAANSHGKTKGVHSIGVCNGVIGNNLPSPSDVVKLYKSKGINSMRIYAPESNVLKALSGTGIGLLMDVGNGVLPGLANDPSAAAAWVKANVQPYPGVSFRYIAVGNEVMDSDGQKTILPAMKNLQGALAAAGLGGRVKVSTSVRFDVVTDTFPPSNGVFADLDYMGPILDFLASTGAPLLVNVYPYFAYKGDPQNIKLNYATFTPGTTVNDDGNGLTYTNLFDAMVDSIYAALEDAETPGVKVVVSESGWPSDGGFGATAQNARAYNQGLINHVGGGTPKRSGPLETYMFAMFNENEKKGDPTENHFGLFNPDKSAAYSIRF; encoded by the exons ATGGCGAAGCAAGGTGTTGCTTCCATGCTTGCAGTGGCGCTCGTCCTTGTCTCCTTGGCAGCATTTCCTAGAG AGTGCAGTGCGCACCGGGCAGCTGCTAACTCCCACGGAAAAACAAAAG GGGTGCATTCCATCGGCGTTTGCAACGGCGTAATCGGCAACAACTTGCCGTCGCCGAGCGACGTCGTCAAGCTCTACAAGTCCAAGGGCATCAACTCCATGCGGATCTACGCGCCGGAGAGCAACGTCCTCAAGGCGCTCAGCGGCACGGGCATCGGCCTCCTCATGGACGTCGGCAACGGCGTGCTCCCCGGCCTCGCCAACGACCCCTCCGCCGCGGCCGCCTGGGTCAAGGCCAACGTCCAGCCCTACCCGGGCGTCTCCTTTCGCTACATCGCCGTCGGCAACGAGGTCATGGACAGCGACGGCCAGAAGACAATCCTCCCGGCCATGAAGAACCTACAAGGGGCGCTCGCCGCGGCCGGACTCGGCGGCCGCGTCAAGGTGTCCACGTCGGTGCGGTTCGACGTGGTGACCGACACCTTCCCGCCCTCCAACGGCGTGTTCGCGGACCTTGACTACATGGGGCCAATCCTGGACTTCCTGGCGAGCACCGGCGCGCCACTGCTTGTCAACGTGTACCCCTACTTCGCCTACAAGGGCGACCCGCAGAACATCAAGCTCAATTACGCCACCTTCACGCCGGGCACCACCGTGAACGACGACGGCAACGGCCTGACCTATACGAACCTCTTCGACGCCATGGTCGACTCTATCTACGCCGCGCTGGAGGACGCCGAGACGCCCGGGGTGAAGGTCGTCGTGTCCGAGAGCGGGTGGCCGTCGGACGGCGGGTTCGGGGCGACGGCCCAGAACGCGAGGGCGTACAACCAGGGGTTGATCAACCATGTCGGCGGGGGCACGCCCAAGAGGTCCGGGCCGTTGGAGACGTATATGTTCGCCATGTTCAATGAGAACGAGAAGAAAGGGGATCCGACAGAGAACCATTTTGGGTTGTTCAATCCCGACAAGTCGGCCGCCTACTCCATTCGCTTCTGA
- the LOC109733484 gene encoding glucan endo-1,3-beta-glucosidase GIII, translating into MAKQGGSSMHAVALVLVALAAFPAVHSIGVCNGVIGNNLPAPSDVVKLYQTKGIDAMRIYAPESNVLNALSGTGIGLLMDVGNGALTSLANDPSAAPAWVKANVQPFPGVSFRYIAVGNEVTDSAGQKTILPAMKNIQAALVAAGLSGSIKVSTSVRFDVVENTSPPSNGVFADTSFMGPILEFLASTGAPLLANVYPYFAYKGDQQNIKLDFATFVPGSTTVTDNGLTYTNLFDAMVDSIYAALEKAGKPGVKVVISESGWPSAGGVGATAQNTRAYNQGLINHVRGGTPKKPSLLETYIFAMFNENQKTGDPTENNFGLFNPDKSPAYSITF; encoded by the exons ATGGCGAAGCAAGGTGGTTCTTCCATGCATGCAGTGGCGCTGGTCCTTGTTGCCCTCGCAGCATTTCCAGCAG TGCACTCCATCGGGGTCTGCAACGGCGTGATCGGCAACAACCTGCCGGCACCGAGCGACGTCGTGAAGCTCTACCAAACCAAGGGCATCGACGCCATGCGGATCTACGCGCCGGAGAGCAACGTCCTCAATGCGCTCAGCGGCACGGGCATCGGCCTCCTCATGGACGTCGGCAACGGCGCGCTAACCAGCCTCGCCAACGACCCCTCCGCCGCGCCCGCCTGGGTCAAGGCCAACGTCCAGCCCTTCCCTGGCGTCTCCTTCCGCTACATAGCCGTCGGCAACGAGGTCACGGACAGCGCCGGCCAGAAGACCATCCTCCCGGCCATGAAGAACATACAAGCGGCGCTCGTGGCGGCCGGCCTCAGTGGCAGCATCAAGGTGTCGACTTCGGTGCGGTTCGACGTGGTCGAAAACACTTCCCCGCCCTCCAACGGTGTGTTCGCGGACACATCATTCATGGGGCCCATCCTTGAGTTCCTCGCCAGCACCGGCGCACCGCTGCTGGCCAACGTGTACCCCTACTTCGCCTACAAGGGCGACCAGCAGAACATCAAGCTCGACTTCGCCACCTTCGTGCCAGGCAGCACCACCGTGACCGACAACGGGCTGACATACACGAACCTGTTCGACGCCATGGTCGACTCCATCTACGCCGCGCTGGAGAAAGCCGGCAAGCCCGGGGTTAAGGTGGTCATATCCGAGAGCGGGTGGCCGTCGGCCGGTGGGGTCGGGGCGACGGCGCAGAACACGCGGGCTTACAACCAGGGATTGATCAACCATGTCCGCGGGGGCACGCCGAAGAAGCCCAGCTTGCTGGAGACGTACATTTTCGCCATGTTCAACGAGAATCAGAAGACAGGTGATCCGACGGAGAACAATTTCGGGCTGTTCAATCCAGACAAGTCGCCGGCCTACTCCATTACTTTCTGA